From the genome of Brachyhypopomus gauderio isolate BG-103 unplaced genomic scaffold, BGAUD_0.2 sc73, whole genome shotgun sequence:
ACGCGGCGCACAGACGAGCCCGGACGACGGACCCACGtggctgaggaagaggaggaagaggaggaggagggcgcgGGAGTCTGGCCGTTGGCTGGTGAGCCCTGCTGGCGTGCGTTGTGTGCACACGGCAGTGTGTGTGGGCTCACCGAGGCCCCCCCGCCCTCCCCTGTGGGTTCACCCACCATGGCCGTTGTCCTAGTGTCTGCTGCCTCTGTGCCGTCTGTGCCATGATTCTGTTTGGTCTGTCTGGGTTGCCGTAGTCTGCGGGTTGCAGTGGGAGCCTGTGGTTGAAACGTGGGCAGGGGGGTCAGGGGGGCTGCCGTGGACGCCCTGCTGTACTGGAACAGCTGAAGGAAGTCCAGGGCTCCCCCCGGGAGGCTCTCAAAGTGGTGCAGGCCGGGCGGGgcttgacccctgaccccttcACCAGTCTGCAACCTGCAACGGGGGCCGTTGCTCTCAATGAACAGCCGAATGTCCGAGTCAACCCTAGTTGCCCTGGAGACTGCTGCCTGGCGACCCTGCTGCTCCTGGACAACCATGAGCTCCACGATGGGTTTTGTCTCCCCAAAGCGCATGAACTGGTTCAGAGCCACGACCTCGTCCTCCAGGGTCATGGTCACCCAGCGATCCAGAACCTTCCCCGCCGAGTCCTGCGCAGGACAACAGGACACTCTGAAAAGACCTGATGAAGGGTCTTCCACCAAGAGTGCAATGTGTGACTGGCTAAACGCTGTCAACATCAGCAGTAGACACTGATTCATCACGGTGGGGTTAGCAGGTCTGTACACTGATTCACCATGGTGGCGTTAGCAGGTCTGTACACTGATTCACCATGGTGGGGTTAGCAGGTCTGTACACTGATTCACCATGGTGGCGTTAGCAGGTCTGTACACTGATTCACCATGGTGGCGTTAGCAGGTCTGTACACTGATTCACCATGGTGGCGTTAGCAGGTCTGTACACTGATTCACCATGGTGGCGTTAGCAGGTCTGTACACTGATTCACCATGGTGGGGTTAGCAGGTCTGTACACTGATTCACCATGGTGGCGTTAGCAGGTCTGTACACTGATTCACCATGGTGGCGTTAGCAGGTCTGTACACTGATTCACCATGGTGGTGTTAGCAGGTCTGTACACTGATTCACCATGGTGGTGTTAGCAGGTCTGTACACTGATTCACCATGGTGGAGTTAGCAGGTCTGTACACCTTCTACTGTCTTTATACTTTATGATTTAAAGAGATTTAGCATTAAAAGAAATTTAGCATTAAAGATACTaaatcaggggtcaccaacgttatgagtcgcccgcgggcttgttttataaacagctcactatattgccatgcaccaaagcgctgcatcgtttatgtttttgctgctattagcgatcgtccgcggttgctagcggtcttcccgcttagcaattgacacgcgcacacgaacccaatcccccccccgctcaacaactttctttctggtagccctccgcaataattggtatccaagaagtagctcccaacttcaaaaaggttggtgacccctgtacTAAATGCTGACTGAATATAGCACAAGACTCCACAGAAGAGACAGTACAGGAGACAAATCCAGAGACAATACAGGGGACAAATCCAGAGACAATACAGGGGACAAATCCAGAGACAGTACAGGGGACAAATCTAGAGACAGTACAGGGGACAAATCCAGAGACAGTACAGGGGACAACTCTAGAGACAGTACAGGGGACAAATCCAGAGACAGTACAGGAGACAAATCTAGAGACAGTACAGGGGACAAATCCAGAGACAGTACAGGGGACAACTCTAGAGACAGTACAGGGGACAACTCCGTAGCCAGCAGATTCAGCCGTCAGTGATCGAGCCCATACACATGAATGAATAAACTACATTTAGTCCAGTtgaggtcagagagagagagtttagaTTTCCTTACACTAGAGTTTAGggtgtaaacgtgtgtgtgcactactgtgtatttgtgtagtgTAGATATAAGGACACACTACCTGTAATATGTATCCTCTGATGTAGTCACGGAGTGTCCAGCCCAGTGTGTGTAGGATGGtgaggacctgtgtgtgtgtgagcacactgAACAGACGATCAAGCAGGATCTTCATCCTGACAGGGACGGCCTGTGTCCCGTACAGCAGGACACTGCTTATGTCAAACACCACAGAGGGCTGTACCATCTCCACTTGGCCTGGGGCAAACACTGACCCTGAACACAGTTtactcacagctacacacacgggcacgcgcgcacacacacacacacacacacacacacacacacacacacacacacacacacacacacacacacacacacacacaaagaaaattTGTAAAAATGGATGTTTGTTAACAGATTGCACACCTGCTGtatctcctgctgtctctccttgtggtctctcctgctgtctcttcctgctgtctctccctgtggtctctcctactgtctctccctgtggtctctcctgctgtctctccctgtggtctctcctgctgtctctccctgtggTCTCTCCCTGTTGTCTCTACCTGTTGTCTCTACCTGTTGTCTCTCCCTGTGGTCTctccctgctgtctctccccgtggtctctcctgctgtctctcctgtggtctctcctgctgtctctcctactgtctctccctgttgtctctcctgctgtctctccctgtggtctctccctgctgtctctccctgctgtctctcctgctgtctctccctgtggtctctccctgttgtctctccctgtggtctcttctgctgtctctccctgtggTCTCTCCTACTGTTTCTCCCTGTGGTTTctccctgctgtctctccctgtggtttctcctgctgtctctccctgtggTCTCTCCTACTGTTTCTCCCTGTGGTCTCTCCCTGCTGTTTCTCCCTGTggtctctcctgctgtctctccctgtggtctctccctgctgtctctccctgtggtttctcctgctgtctctccctgtggTCTCTCCTACTGTTTCTCCCTGTGGTCTCTCCCTGCTGTTTCTCCCTGTGGTCTctccctgctgtctctccctgtggtctctccctgtggtctctccctgttgtctctccctgtggtctctcctgctgtctctcctgtggtctctcctgctgtctctccctgtggTCTCTCCCCGCTGTCTCTCCTTGTGGTCTctccctgctgtctctccctgtggtctctccctgctgtctctccctgtggtctctcctgctgtctctccctgtggtctctcctgctgtctctccctgtggTCTCTCCCCGCTGTCTCCCCCTGTGGTCTCTCCCTGCTGTTTCTCCCTGTGGTCTCTCCCTGTGGTCTCTCCCTGTTGTCTCTCCTACTGTTTCTCCTTGTtgtctctcctgctgtctctccttGTGGTCTCTCCCTTTAGTCTCTCCCTGCTGTCTCTCAGAAACCTGAGTGTTTCTTTCCTCTGCCAGTTTATCTGTTCACGTACGCAGCTGCACACACTGATTTGTACACTTCATACTCTACAGGCCTATGGAGATCAGAACAtgtcacttcacacacacacatgttcacacacacatgttcacacacacatgttcacacacacgctgctgcACACTGACCGTGTGTGACCCATCCATGTGCGCAGCGGTCACATGACCTGAGGTTGAGCTGGCCCGGCTGGAAGCCATCACAGGTGCAGTTAGCCTGAGTACAGCCAATCACCTGAGAGGTAGAAGAAGTAGAAGAAGAGTACAGCCAATCACCTGAGAGGTAGAAGATGCAGGTGATGGCCATTGCTGACACTTAGACATAATCATGCTTAAACATGTTAAAATGATAGACCTAGTGTTTTAATCATACTTAACcataaacatgtaaacatgtaaacacacagaatgaatcacaaacatttacacacacataaacacaaactgGTCCCAACAGCAGCTGCAGATCTGGTCCTGAgataatgacacacacacacacacacacacacacacacacacacacacacacacacacacacacacacacacacgcgcgcacacacacaatgcagtcTTTCACTTTACCACAGGAGAGGACATTTATGCTGTTTGTGGTGTGCTGTGACGTGTCTGTAGTGTGAAATGACAGTGTCTGTAGTGTGACGTGTCGTgtctgtggtgtgatgtgtctgGTATGATGTGACGTGTCTGTGGTGTGACGTGACGTGTCTGTGGTGTGACGTGACGTGTCTGTGGTGTGACGTGacagtgtctgtggtgtgacatgacagtgtctgtggtgtgacgtgtctgtggtgtgccgtgtctgtggtgtgacgtgacgtgtctgtgaagtgatgtgccgtgtctgtggtgtgacttgtctgtggtgtgacgtgacagtgtctgtggtgtgacgtgtctgtggtgtgccgtgtctgtggtgtgacgtgacgtgtctgtgaagtgatgtgccgtgtctgtggtgtgatgtgtctgtggtgtgacgTGTCTGTGGTGTGACGTGTCTGTGGTGTGACGTGCACCTCGTTCACGTCTCTGGACCTGTCGTGTCGTTCCTGCTTCAGCTCCGTCTGCACAGCAGATACACAACAAGACAGGAGTGTAACGGACAGGAACATTAATGAACGTAAAGGAGACACTCGTGAACACACCCGTGAACCCACTCATGAacacacccatgaacacacttgtgaacacactcatgaacacacccatgaacacactTGTGAACACACTCATGAACACACCCGTCAACACACTGCTGAGCTGAACTTCAACAAGCATACTCAACACAACACTTGTAATGTACGCCTTCTGTACAAGTTCAAACAGACATGAGCTTCATATTTACCTACTAATCTTATTCATTATTGCaaatataaaaatgaaaatttGACAATTTGTTTAAATTATTCAAAACCACCCATCTTATATTTGACCAGCACATACACTCATTGAAGCCACTTGCATTACAATCCTGAAACAACAAATTGTAATTAAGTAAAAATTTTACAATTTCATGAAACCGGTGTTTGTTGATTAATAATGAGTAATTATGTTATGAaggaagtatatttttaaatgttttaaaaatatatttttgtgttttaaataaataaatattgtctTGGGCGTGAAGTGAGACCAACCTCTTGAgagtgagcagtgtgtgtccatgtccccATGTCCTGTCCAGGGTACGAGTCCTCTGGAGGTCCAACAGTCCACCCACCCCCCGCTGCACCCTTACCCAGCTTACAGAGCTCCGCCGTGGGCTAGAGAGACAACGACGCCCCCCTGTTTCACCGTCTCCGTGGACTGGAGGTCTGCTTGCAGTCTTCAGTTAAGAAGTGTCTTGGTAATGGATCAAAAATGAAGACCCTAGTGTGGATAAGACGGTCTCCCTTACAGTGATTGGTTTCTCTCTAAATCAAATCACTCCACCCACTTAACGCCAGGACTAGAAAAGCAGAGTGTGATTGGGTGAAGTTCAGTCCGCCGTTTTTAGAAGGTGGGGTCTGTGTAGAAAGTGGGGTACTTTGGAAGGTGGGGTCTGTGTAGAAAGTGGGGTACTTTGGAAGATGGGGTctgtgtatgtgggagactgggAGACCTCAAATAGGTTTATCACTCACACAGAGCGATAAcactgagtggtgtgtgtgtgtgtgtgtgtgtgtgtgtgtgcatgtgtgtgtataccttcTGGGTTGTGGGGGGACCTCAGGAGCGtggctgtatgtatgtgttcgtgtgtgttttgtggggaCATGGGTACCTCAGGAGCGtggcagtgcgtgtgtgtgtgtgtgtgtgtgttgtggggatgTGGGAACCTCAGGagtgtggcagtgtgtgtgtgtgtgtgtgtgttgtggggacaCGGGGACCTCAGGAgtgtggcggtgtgtgttgtggggatgTGGGAACCTCAGGagtgtggcggtgtgtgtgtgtgtgtgtgtgtgtgtgtgtgtgtgtgtgtgtgtgtgtgtgtgtgtgtgtgttgtggggacaCGGGGACCTCAGGAGCGTGGCAGTGTTTCTCCTCTTGTGGGGACATGGATCATCTGCAGGTTTAATTTTAACCAGGTTCCTTTGGGAGTGGAGTGGCATCCTTCAGTCAGGGTTAGGATGCCACACCTGTCACCCCAAACCACTGATCCCCCTCGGGGACTCTGGGTGAGTGAGAGGATGTgcataactgtgtgtgtttgtgtgtgcatatgtatgcacatttgtgtgtgcgtgtgtgtgagagacagagagagagagagagagagagagagagagaggggagtgtctTTACACCATCATTACATGGCTGGCAGATCCAACACGGTCATCAgattttaccccccccccccccacaaacacacacacacacacacacacacacacacacacacacacacctcctcccccacGTCCACAGGGAGGGCTACGATGACAGCAAATGACTTACACATCCAAAACATTTCTGCCTCATCCAAACCACagcagcctacacacacacacacacacacacacacacacacacacacacacaggacatttggaaaataaaaacattttaaattataGTAACGATTTAAAAGAACTTCAGAGCTCACAACACATGatacaaatacatacatacacatacacacaaacaaattaaCAAAGGCACTCAGacacaaaaaaagaaacagaCAAACGTAAAGTAAACATAAACTCATGAATTCATGAGTACTCAAGTGTTGTTAATGTTAATATGTGATATTTTAATATCACACACAGTGTTTATACCACACACGGAGAGTGTTCATATCATAGTGTTCATATCACACCCTGTGTTTATATCACACACGGAGAATGTTCCTGTCATACACAGAGAGTGTTCATGTTCATATCACACAGTGTGATATCACACACAGAGTGCTCATTTTCATATCATAGTCATAGTGACAGGTGAAGAACACGTTAGTGAGAGGTGAAGATTATCAGAAGGGTGCTGTAGAATGAGACGTGGGCATCCCAGGAGTGTAACACTcaggagacaggcagacagctcagaagagaggcagacagatcaggagagaggcagacagctcaggagagacaggcagacagctcaggagagagacagacacaaataTCGACCAGACGAGTGACGGGTGATGCAAacgccacagacacacacactgaatcacacacggACAAACGAATGTACTAATGAAGAGTACAAATGAAACAACAGTTGTTACTGTGAAAGACAAAACTGTGTCCTCGTATTCTGTGAATTAACTTAAATGGCACTTAATCGCCTCTTAACACCTCAGAGTAGCTCAAGTTATCATGGTGATATACATGTCGCAAAACTTTTTCAGCATTTGACTTTGTTAGGTTCGTTTGAGAGAATGTTTCATCTCAGCATTAGATGTGTGTGGTTTATATAACTCAGTGGGTCACACCACTTGCTCCGACCaagatctccacacacacacacacacacacacacacacacacacacacacacacacattctctgttTCCCTCTGTGTGCTGATATGTTTCCTGCTTCACTAAACACAATTCAGAAAGTTGGTTGAAGACTAtcctgtagacacacacagacagcaggatgactgcttagtgtgtgtgtgt
Proteins encoded in this window:
- the LOC143491307 gene encoding zinc finger protein basonuclin-2-like isoform X2; this translates as MGTWTHTAHSQETELKQERHDRSRDVNEVIGCTQANCTCDGFQPGQLNLRSCDRCAHGWVTHAVSKLCSGSVFAPGQVEMVQPSVVFDISSVLLYGTQAVPVRMKILLDRLFSVLTHTQVLTILHTLGWTLRDYIRGYILQDSAGKVLDRWVTMTLEDEVVALNQFMRFGETKPIVELMVVQEQQGRQAAVSRATRVDSDIRLFIESNGPRCRLQTGEGVRGQAPPGLHHFESLPGGALDFLQLFQYSRASTAAPLTPLPTFQPQAPTATRRLRQPRQTKQNHGTDGTEAADTRTTAMVGEPTGEGGGASVSPHTLPCAHNARQQGSPANGQTPAPSSSSSSSSSATWVRRPGSSVRRVSCGACGKSFYDKGTLKIHYNAVHLQIKHRCTVEGCSMIFSSLRSRNRHSANPNPRLHAPACTRPHTPHAQPAHAALPGPVKPPLGTTPPDLPRAPPSIPRAPHTPLILPSGVSVAPSSPTVLSLKRPPDVMPPQFAITTATHQHLEKPCACVCDCKVTPHPEGFTGSANQSRFLTTTDTTPKKKSRKSRMPVKIKRETLNEQDSHDNRSHDNRGHDNRGHDNKVPGRNLARVCV
- the LOC143491307 gene encoding zinc finger protein basonuclin-2-like isoform X1, giving the protein MFLSVTLLSCCVSAVQTELKQERHDRSRDVNEVIGCTQANCTCDGFQPGQLNLRSCDRCAHGWVTHAVSKLCSGSVFAPGQVEMVQPSVVFDISSVLLYGTQAVPVRMKILLDRLFSVLTHTQVLTILHTLGWTLRDYIRGYILQDSAGKVLDRWVTMTLEDEVVALNQFMRFGETKPIVELMVVQEQQGRQAAVSRATRVDSDIRLFIESNGPRCRLQTGEGVRGQAPPGLHHFESLPGGALDFLQLFQYSRASTAAPLTPLPTFQPQAPTATRRLRQPRQTKQNHGTDGTEAADTRTTAMVGEPTGEGGGASVSPHTLPCAHNARQQGSPANGQTPAPSSSSSSSSSATWVRRPGSSVRRVSCGACGKSFYDKGTLKIHYNAVHLQIKHRCTVEGCSMIFSSLRSRNRHSANPNPRLHAPACTRPHTPHAQPAHAALPGPVKPPLGTTPPDLPRAPPSIPRAPHTPLILPSGVSVAPSSPTVLSLKRPPDVMPPQFAITTATHQHLEKPCACVCDCKVTPHPEGFTGSANQSRFLTTTDTTPKKKSRKSRMPVKIKRETLNEQDSHDNRSHDNRGHDNRGHDNKVPGRNLARVCV